AACGCAACCGGTGTACTAATGATTGTCCAGTTTGTTTACCTGCTGTATCTGTCGCTTTCTTATGCCCGCAGGGGCAATTCAGATGCCACCCTGTTCTCCGGCGGTTTCTCTGTGTTTGCCGTGGTATCCTTGGCGGAGCTGCTGCGGTACTTCATCTCTGCGGAGAGATATCATCTGTACTGGTGGAAGTGGGGAATGATGGTGTTTGTGATATCCCTGATCGTTATTATGGGGAAACGCTTTGCGGAGAGCCATGAGAAGGCGCTGGAATACGCCAGGGAGCTGGAGAAATTCAATAATGATCTGCAGCGTTCGGAGAAAATGGGAATTATCAGTGAACTCGCCGCCTCCGTGGCCCATGAGGTACGTAATCCGCTCCAGGTCACCCGTGGGTTCCTGCAGATACTGGGCGAACGCTCCGGCAATAAGGAGAAGGAATATTTGCAGATGGCTGTGGAGGAGCTGGACCGGGCCTCGGTAATCATTACCGATTTCCTGACCTTTGCGAAGCCGGGCGTGGATGCCGTGGATGTATTCGAAGTCTCGGGCGAGCTGAGGCATGTGTCGGGAATTCTGCTGCCGCTGGCTAATCTGCAGGGCGGTTCTATAGAGCTGCGGCTGCAGAAGGAGCTTCACGTGACGGGCAGCCCGGCCAAATTCAAGCAGGCGTTCATTAATCTGATCAAGAACAGCATTGAATCCCTGCGGGAGGAGGGAATGATCGTGGTAACGGCCTGGAGGACAGGCGGCTCGGTAATTATCAGCGTGAAGGATAACGGCGTGGGAATGAAGGTCACTGAGCTGGCCCGGTTGGGGGAGCCGTATTATTCTAACAAGACCAAGGGCACAGGACTTGGCCTCATGGTCACCTTCCGTATTGTTGAAGCGATGAACGGTACCATTGAGTTCAACAGCCGCAAGGGTGAAGGAACTGAAGTGCTTATTAAATTGCCAGCCTCCTTCAGTAATTAGAAAATATTTTTGTTTATTCCGTTTTTTTGAAGGGATGGGCCGAGCATGGGGCGAAATATTAACACTAACAGAACTTTGCTTCTGAAACTTTCCACTGAGGTGCGTGCATGTCTTTGATGGTCAAAAGTTTACATACAGCGTTAGTGTTTTTTCTGCTCAGCATTACCTGCGGGAGCCTTCTGGTGTCAGCGCAAAGCGCCTCCCCCGCTGGTGAGATCAGACATTGGCAGATGAAGTGGCAGGAGGGACCGGCGGATGGCGGACTCCGGGCTCCGGTAACGGAAGAGCAGGGGTGGATCGATGTGGAGGCGAAGGCCGAGATGCCGCAGAAGCCTCCCGGGGTATCGTCCGCCTGGACCAAGATTACTTTGCCTTCCTATCATTACGTGTCTCCTTCCGTCTATATTCAGACGATCTATGCGCTGCATGTGAAGGTGTACGTGGAGGACCGGCTGGTTTTTGAAGGGGACAGAGGCTTCATTATGGATAACTATTCCCTGCTTGTGCCTCTGGATATCCGGGATAATGGCAAGACGCTCTATATCTGGACGCAGACGCTCCAGGACCGGATCGGAATCAAAGAGCAGGTGATACTCGGGGAGCACAGTATTCTGATCAAGGATTATATCAAAAACGGACTCATAGATGTGATTCTGGGCGGCGCTTTTATCTTTGTGGCGGCGGTTCTGTTTGTGTGCGCATTTTTCCTGAACAAGGAGTATTTCCCGGTGGCGGCCTCGCTGTCCATTGTCATCGCCTCTACCGGTGTGCTGTCTGTAACCTACTCGCCCTTCATGTATACCTTCTACAGCTATTTGGGCGGGCTCAGTGTGTTTTTGTTCGATGTGGCGCTGTTGTCCCTGTTACCCGCACTGACCTTTCTGTTCGAGAAAATATTCGGCGGGGGCAAATACGGCATCATCCGCAGATTTCGTAAATTCCAGATGTTTTATTCCTTATTCTGCTGTGTACTCCTCATTATAAATGCACTCTCCGGGGGGCGGTATGTGGAATTCTACTATTTCATCTCGACCAAGATTGTCGGCATTATTATGATTCTTCAATTCATTCTGCTGATCGGCTGCGTCATCGTGTTCTCCCTGAAGCGCAACAAGGATGCGATCATCTTCGCATGCGGCTTCGGTACGGCTGCCCTTACCGGGATCTTGGAGCTGCTGTGGTATTATTTCAAACGCGGAAATTATGATCTCTTCTATTGGAAGTGGGCGCTGGTCGTGTTCATTCTCTCGCTGATTGTAATTCTGGGGCGGCGGCTCGCGCAGAATCATCAGCAGGTAGTGAAGTATTCGCAGGAGCTGGAGCTGTTCAACAACGAATTGCAGCGGTCGGAGAAAATGGAGATCATCAGCGAGCTGGCAGCATCGGTAGCCCATGAGGTGCGCAACCCGCTCCAGGTGACCCGGGGGTTCCTCCAGCTGCTCAGCGAGAAGTCGAGCGGGGACGAAGAGAGATATCTGTCCATGGCGCTCAGTGAGCTGGACCGGGCGGCGAGCATCATCACCGATTTCCTGACCTTTGCCAAGCCGGAATTTGAACAGGTCTCCCTGCTCCATGTGAATGAAGAATTCATGCATATCCAGAGCATTCTGTTGCCTCTATGCCATCTGAACGGAGGCAAAATGATTCTGGAGGTGGAAGACGGTCTGTGGGTCAAAGGGAATTCCTCGAAGTTCAAGCAGGCGATGATTAATATCATCAAGAACAGCATTGAATCCCTGGGCGAGGAAGGCACGATTCATCTGCTGGCCTATAGCCGGGGGGATAAGGTACATATTCATATTAAGGATAACGGGGCAGGCATGGAACCGGCTGTGCTTAGCCGTCTGGGTGAGCCGTATTTCTCCTCCAACAAGACGAAGGGCACGGGGCTCGGGCTAATGGTCACGTTCCGTATTATTGAAGCGATGGAGGGCGAAATCCGTTTTATGAGCAAAAAAGGAGCTGGAACCGAGTCCATCACCCTTCTGCCGCGTGCAGAAGGACTGGACGATTCCAACTCCCGATAATAGTATGACTTGAGTATGCTACCAGGTTCCCATTGGGGTGATACGTGTCTTCATTACATCCGAAGACGGGCTTGGGGGAATGACCAGGTAGAATTCATTCGAGCCTTCCTCCACGGTCTTCAGTGTAATGTTGTCAGGAAGGTTGATGCCCAGCGCTTCCTGGAGCGCTGCCTTCGGATCTTCAAGCAGTCTTTGTTTGAAAGCCGGATCTTCCCACGCCTTCTGAATCACCTGATTCTTAAGAACTCCTACTGACAATACAATCACCCTTTCAAAATGGTTATAATTGCCTTTTTAGTATAGCATAGGCCATTCTATAATTCTATTGCTTTATGTATAAATTATGAGAGATTTGCGTGCGTAGATAGCCAGTAATCGAGCCCTCCGCCTAGCAGTAATTGCTTCTGCGCTTCGATGGCTGCGGCGATCTGCTGGAGGTTCTGCACCAGCACCAGATGGAAGGATACCAGCAGGGGCAGCTGTAAGGTGGCTTCCTCCAGCATAAGGTGGTTGGCCTGGGCCGTTGCCGCATATCCCGCAAGCCCGCCTGCTACATATATGAAGTTCTTCACTGCTGCTTCAGTGAGCCGTTCTCCAGCGGCAATTCCGGCACAGGAGCGTGCCAGTGACAGCAGGCAGTTGTAGCTGCCGTCCTCCAGATCCTGTTGCCAATCCTCGTAGTCGTCAAGCATCTGCAGGGTCAACAGTACAGTGTGAATCATCTCCTCGGCCTCGTAAGTGGAAGAAGTCTGGCCTGAGAGCAGCAGCGCAGCCGTACTGCAGAGCTTGAGCGGACTGGCCTTATGGGAGAGACGGGTGCGGTCATTCAGGAAATAATCGCTGCCGGCTTCACCGCTCACGCTGTCTGCCCACTCCCGGATATAGCGGCTGAAGCAGGACCAGAACGGAGAGTCCGCCGGGAACAGTGGAAGGTAGGTAGCCAGAAACTCCACATAGAGCAGATTGGCAAGCGGGAGCGCCTGCGCAGCTGAGGCCTCCGGGCTGTCCATCAGATCATCCTGAAGGAAGAAGTAGAGCATGAGGAAGACGTTACCTGCGGACATCCTGCGGGCCAGTTCAGGACTGAGGCTACACGGATCCTGGAGCCAGAAAGGCAGCAGGTAACAGATGTAATTCTTATGGCTGTCCGGGTTGAACACGTTGAACTGATCGAGATACGCCAGACCGCGGGCGTTAAGCGGCTCTGGAAACGCTGCGATTACCCTGCGGTTCTCCTCAAAGACCACACGGAGCTTGTCCTCATAAGCATGAAGCCAATCCATAGGCTTGTCTCCTGTCAATTATGTATCGTCCTTCTAAAAATATACAAAAAGTGGTTATTTGATCATATTATAATCCTGCGCTGAGCCTATTACAATCCAAAGTTTGTTGCTGAAGGTCACATTTTTAACGGGGAAAACCAAAAGAAACCGCCCTTTGGTGAAATGGAGTAACCACATAACCATTTCAATGGAGAGGTTTCTTTTGTACGTTCCATGGTGTCTTACCTAATGTAGTCTACCGAACTGCTGCCGCGCCTAGTTTCGCGGCAAGATCGGCGTATTCTCCGCGCAGGCGGACCAGCTTCGAGACGCTGCGCTCCAGGCCGCCCGGCCGGTTGCGGCGGGTCCATAGCTGGCGGTACTGGTGGAGCAGCAGATCCAGATCCTGCATCAGCGCCTGAACCTGCGGTGCTTCAAGCTGCGGATCTCCGCCAGCGAGCTGTTGTTTGAGCCGGGTCAATTGCACGGCATGTCTCACGAAATGGATTCCGTTGCTTAGTTCTTCTACGACCAGACCGGCATCATTGCATTCCAGGGCAAGTTGTCCCAGCCTTACTTCAATGCCGCCGATGTACTGCTCCAACTGCTGAAGCTGCTCCCCGGAGAGCTTCGCGGCCAGCAGCGCATTATCCAGCTCGCTGCGCAGCAGCATGGACATCTCCGTATCATTCGGATGGCTGGTCCCTGATTCAAGCTTGTAGTAATTTCCCAGATCCAGAAGCAATTGTCCGATCAAGCCGGACCGGTCCTGGAAGATTGAATGATTCAGGTAAGGGGTTACATCCGTTTCCAGATTCCCCTCCACATTCCAGGCGAGTGCAGCACCGTATACGAATCCTGCGTAGCTGACCGGCAAATGCTGCCAGTGTCCGAAATCGCCCCAATCGGTAATCAGGTAACCGATTGCCCCGTTTCGTTTGCCGTGAACTGCAGCATTACGCAGATTGGCCAGCATATTATCGGTCCGTCCGGTAAGGGAGTTCCAGGAGCTGGTCCCGGGGCAGACATAGAACGGAATCTCTGCTTCACGGAATTTCAGGGTATCCGCTTCAAAGGGATGCGTGTCGCCGTAGCCCCATTCCATAGCGATAATGTCCTTCGGCAGCCGGGGAATCAGCTCCGGATGCTGGATAATGATATCGCCCCAGAACTGCATGGTTTTGCCGCGCTGCTTGACCAGGCCATGAATCTTTTGCAGGAAGGACAGATAGAGTTCTCCCTTTCCGGTTGCCTCAGCCAAGGCCTTGTTTTTCCCCAATCCCACTTCATAAGTCTCATCGCATCCGACATTGACTAGATTCGAGGTGAAGTACGGCAGGAGGTCATCGTACATGGTGTCCAGGAGCTTCAGCACTTCCGGATCTTCCGTATCGAAGGTTCCGGGATGCATGAACAGTCCGCCCGGATATAAATCGCTGTTGTACATATGCTCGGGGAGCATGAAGCCTTCGGGGGCTTCCGCCAGGTGATTGAACTCCGGCCGGGTCAGCCAGCCCTCCATATGGCCGAAGCTGTTCTGATTAGGCACAAGCTCGATATAGCGCTCGCGGCAGTACGCATCCAGCAGCAGAATTTCATCGCCGGTGATCGGACTTTCCAGCTCCCATACCTGGGGGAAGGACTCGTAAGCAAATGGAGCTCCTTCTATATATAGCTGCAACTGATTGAGCTTCAGATCGGCCATCAGATCGATGATCCGGTACAGCGTTTCCAGCTTGGGAATTTTGTTGCGGCTGATATCAAGCATCAGTCCTCTGGCCGCGAAATCCGGCTGATCGCGGATATGCAGATAAGGCAAAGTTCTGCCGAACTGCTCCAGGAGCTGCTTCAGCGTCGTGGCTGCATAATAAGCGCCTTGCGCAGAGCCATAAGCGGCAGTGATTCCCTCTTCATTAATGTGAAGCTCATAAGCTCCTTCTGTAAGCAGTGCGTTATAGCGGAAGGTACAAGCCGGAACTGTGGCAGAACGCAGCCCTATAGACAAAGGCAGGCTCAACCGGATCACCCCGGAAGTGATCTGCTGAAGCCTGCGGGCTGCGGGAAGTGCGGAGACCTGGGACTCACCGGCCAGAACAATGCTGCCATTGCCGGGAATGTGAAACAGACCTTCAGAGACCATGACCTTCTGCGGACGGGGAAAGAGCTGTAAATGAATAACCTCAGGCATAGCGTGACACCCCTTATTCATGTAAAATATGATCATCTTCATTACAAACATATCACTCCTGAATAGATGGAGGAATGCAATGTATGCCCAAGCTCATGGATTATATGATCAGTCCTTATCCGATACGTATTATTGATCCGAAGGTCGAGCCCTCCAGGCTCCGCTTGAAGTCGATTCGCATAGGGCAAGCCGGCCATCTGCCGGGAAGAACGCTGTTTCGTTCCGGTGCGGTGTTTGAACAATGGGCATTTGTGTATATAGTCTCCGGAAGCGGGACGTATATGGAGAACGGAGGACAAGAGCAGCAGGTCCGTGAGGGTAGCCTGTTTTTTTTCAGACCCGGCTGCAGCTACAGCTTCGGACCGCCGCCTGGCGGGTATTGGGACGAATATTATGTTAATTTCAGCGGAAGCCGTGTAACGGAGTGGTTGGAGGCCGGAATGATTGCCGGAGGAGAGGTGACCCGGGGGGATAAGGCGGAAGGGCTGGACGCGTCCTTTGAGCAGATTCTGGAGTTCATGGCCGGGGGAGTTCCCGGTGATGCGGACCGGGCTGCGCTGCTGCTGGAAGAGATGCTGCTGGAATGCTCGCTGCAACTTCAGGGCAGTAACCGCCTGTGGCAGCAAGGGGCGATGCCGCTGATCCGGGAAGCGCTGAATGCCTGCATCTATGAGAAGCCGGATCTGCAGCGGCTGGCTGAAGGCCTGCACCTCTCCATGTCTACACTCCGCCGCACCGTGCGGCGGAGCAGCGGGTACCCCTTGCATGAATATATCCACCGGCTGAAGATGGCCGAGGCCAAGCATCTCTTGCTCAATACCTCCCTGCAGGTGCAGGAGATAGCAGGGATGCTTCATTATAGAGATAGTTTTTATTTCTCAAGGCTGTTCAAGAAATATATGGGCCTCTCTCCACAGACCTGCCGGAATCATTTATGACTGAATTTACGACAAAATTCTACTTTTTACCGCAAAATCATCTCAGAACAATGTCGTATTTTGTATTTTTTTGTTGACATGCAGAAAAAAACAGTGATATGATTTAGAACATATTAGCAGTTCTAGATTAGTTCTTCTAGACTATGCCGGAGATGAGACTATTGAGAGAATATTACTGCATCAGTTGCCGCAGTCTCCATAAGGTGGTAGGACTTAATCATACCTTGCGTATTCTGTCCACCGGGTATCATATCGTTGGCGAACAACGCTACCAAATTTGTATATGCAATGAGACCAAGCTGGAGCAAGCCTTGCCGGCGGTGACTGAATAGACTGTAACGGGTGAAATGAACCTGATGAACGAAGACATCGCGTCTTTGAAGAGCCTGTCCCTGCTGGGAGAGGCTCTTCGTCATGCCCGGAGAGGAATTGGATAATATTGCATACGCTATCATTTTCGAAGTTGGATAGAGTTGGTTAATTTCTCTTGAAAAAACAATAATAATACCCATTTTATTTTTAAAGTAAACGCTATCATTAGAAAACGAAACTTGTTATTGTGATTTTTCTCATGTATGATGCTTTTAAACATAGCTTAGAATAAACTCGAATTTTCCACAAACTGGAGAATAGGGTGGTGGGATGAACATTAAATTAACCGTAGAAGATCGTACGATCGCCTTTTTCAGAATCTTTTCTTTGTCCCTCACATCATTTATGTACCTCATGGTTCCTGTGGGGCCTTCCGTAATATACAAATCCCTACTAATCATTGTGCTATTCTTATTTGCTCAACTATTCCCTTATTATTACCGGAGGTTCCAGACAAGAGCCCGTGCTCTCATGCTAATGATCAGTGTGGAGACGGCACTTATTGTGGTGTTGATGTTATTTACTGGAGGATACGACAGTCCTTTTAAGCTATATGTCCTTAACCCGGTGCTGTTTGCGGCGGGGGCACTCTCTTTTTATTACACATGGAGTCTGATCCTGGGCTATATTGCCATGGTAGCAGTATCCGGCTATATGACTTCCGATTCGCCCGGTCTTACGATTGCTGAAATTATACTTGCCAATGGTAACCTGTTTCTAGCCCTGTCTCTCGCGGTTATAGTTATGCAGATGGTTAAGGGGATAAAGCGGCAGCGGGAAGAAGCGAACGCGCGGACCAACGATACCATGGAACATATCAAATCGCTTTATCACATCGTGGAAACATCAAGCCAGCATGACTTCATGAATATAGGCCAAGTGATTACCGACTATGTAGTCAAGCTTACCAAGCTGGAGAAGGCCCTGTTCTGGTTCGCCAAAAAAAGCGGGGAACCTGCTCCGCAGAGCCGGCAGACGGGGTGGCAGCATGAAGAGGAGCGTCTGCTGTTCATGGAACTGGAGAAGCATGAGCATGAATGGAGGCTGCAGCGTGAACCGGTATTCAAGAGTATGCCGGGAATCGGCGACTTCCTGCTGATGCCGGTAAGAATGAGTACCAGGTTCGTCGGTATGATTGGTGTGAGGCTGGAAGCCTCAGAAGGGCTGGAGGGCCGCAGATGGTACATCCAGCAGCTGATGTTCCTGTCGGAGCTGAGTGCGATTATTCTTGAGCGCCATGAGCTGGGCGTGATCGAGAACCGGCTGATCATCACGAACGAGCAGAACCGGATAGCCGATGAGATGCATGACAGTGTCTCCCAGAGTCTTTTCGGCATTGTCTATGCGACTCATTCTCTGAAGCAGACCTGGCGCAAGATGTCTGAACGGGAGCTGGAGGAGCAGATCGAGCTTATCCACGATTCAGCCACGAAGGTGGCCAAGGAGCTGCGGATTACCATCTACAGCCTCAGCTCCAAGAAGAGCGGCGGCCCGAGCTGGCTTGGGATGGTGCGCTCGCATCTGAAGAGCCTGTCCAGGCTTAACGATGTTGAGATAGAACTAAAAATAACGGGGGATGATTTCAGTCTCCCTTATCCTTACCACAAGGCACTCTTCCGGATTATTTCCGAAGCTACCGGCAATGCCATACGACATGGTGCTGCCAGCCGGGTGGATGTCGAACTGTCACTTAAGCCGAAATGGATCAGATTATCGATTGTCGACGATGGTGTCGGCTTCGATAAGGATCTGATTTTGACCGAATCTGAGGAGCACTCAGGCGGACTGGGAATGAAGAATATGCAATATCTGGCACAGTCCCTTGGCGGTGATTTCCAGTTATCCAGCAGCGAGAATGCTGGAACCCGAATTATGATCTCTATACCTGTTGGTGTGGCTGAACTGAAAAATGCATAAACTTTAGGCAGGAGGTCGTTCAAGTGAAAATCGTCATTGTTGATGATCACCCTTTGGTGAGAAGAGGATTGGCATCTGTGATTTCCATGCAGTCCAATCTGCAGTTTGCCGGCGAAGCAACGAATGGCCAAGAAGCTCTGCTCGTGATTGAGGAGATACAACCAGATCTTGTGCTGATTGATCTGAAGCTTGCCGATGAATCGGGCCTGGATATTATCAAGGAAGCACGCGTACGCGGGTTCTCATGCAAGTTCATCCTGCTTACGTCCTCAGCCAGCCGGGAAGATTTCCTGAAGGCGGAGGAAGTGCTGGTAGACGGTTATGTACTGAAGGAAGCTCTGCCTGAGGAATTGCTGTTTGCAATTCAACTGGTTCACAAGGGCAGGAAGTATTACGATCCCGGGCTGATGGAAGACAAGATGCGCATGAGCGGCAACAGTCCAACCGATGAGCTTACACCCAAAGAGAAGGAAGTCCTGATCGAACTGGGACAGGGGGCCTGCAACCGTGAGATTGCTTCACGCCTGTTCATCAGCGAATTCACCGTCAAAAAGCATGTCAGCCAGATTCTGGCGAAGCTGCAGGTGGCGGACCGGACACAGGCAGCCTTATATGCCAATGCTGTCGGGCTTACCAAATATGAGATGTCATACGATTAATAATTATCCCTGTGAATGATCGGGGACGGAGCACGGACCACGTTGTCCGTGTTTTTTTGCGTCCAGGGACAATAACCATCACACGGGAAGAGTGTAAGGCTCACCAGTGATGTTAGCATTTTTCAGTCATATGGTACTAAAGTATACCATCCACCCCCTCTGGAGGACCGAACGGAGTCACTCAAAAGTGAAGTGTAAAGTGATGCGAGGGGGCATGTGATAAATCCTGCGCATTGTTAGAATAAAAGCAAGACATCTGAAACTTTCATGATTGCTTTCAAAACGAACACAAGCGGAAGGAGGGTTACTGTGGAAAAGACGATTTTGGATTACATTAACCTGATAAAGAAAAAATTATGGTTAATCATGGTATTTGTACTTATCTCCTGCGCCACCACCTTCTATGTCAGTAAAAACTTCGTTGCACCCGTCTACTCCGCCTCTGGACAGCTACTGGTCAACAACGTTGTGAATGTCCCCGAGAGCAATAATCTTAACGCACTGAACTTCAGTCTTAACCTCATCGAGAGCTATAAGGAAATCATGAAGTCCCCCACCCTTATGAAGAGTGTAATCGCGGAGCATCCCGAATTCGGCCTGACAGCGGGCCAATTGGCTGCCAAGCTGCAGATCAAATCCTCTGAGAAAAGCCAGGTGATTAATCTGAGCGTGGAGGATAAGGATTACGGTACCGCAGCTACGATTGTTAACGCGGTTTCGCAGACCTTCATCCGTAGCCTGCCGGCACTGATGAACCTGAATAATGTAACCTTCCTGACTCCGGCTGATCTTGCTGCCCAGCCTCAGCCGGTCAACGGCGGAGTGACCATGAATATTCTCATCAGCTTCGTGGTGTCGCTGATGGCAGCGGTCGGGATTATCCTGCTGATGGAGACGCTGAACGGTACGCTGAGAAACGAGAAGGAAGCGGAATTCGAGCTTGGCCTTCCGGTCATTGCCAGCATTCCGGCGATCCGCAAGCGCGATTTCGGCAAATCGGACAATGACAAGGCAAGAGTAGGGGAGGGCAAATATGTTACGGCTGAATAGAAGTCTAATCACAGACATGAACCCGTCCTCGCATATCTCCGAATCCTTCCGCTCGCTGCGCACGTATATCCGCCAGCTCGGCTTGCTGAAAGGGACGGGCGGACAGGTGCTGCTCTTCACTTCTGCAGAGAGCGGCGAAGGCAAGACCACCATTCTCGCCAATCTGGCCGTATCCTTCGTACAGGATGGCAAGAAGGTGGCGGTGGTGGATGGTAACCTGCGGAAGCCCGGCCTGCATAGCATCTTCGATGTGGAAGGCAGCCAAGGGCTGGCAGCTTACTTAAGCGGCTACGAGGAAGCCAAGGATATTGCTGTCTATGGCAGCTTGGCGAACCTGGCGGTGATTCCTGCCGGAATAACCCATGTCAGTCCGCCGGACTTGCTCGGCAGCGAAAGAATGGCCGGGCTGCTTACGGAGCTGAAGGCAAGCTTCGATCTGATTCTGCTGGATTCGCCGCAGGGCGTAGATTACAGCGATGCACGGATTCTGGCCCCCCTCTCGGATGGGGTGGTCATAGTAGCCAGACACGGCCGGACGAAGCGCGAAGCGCTCCGCAAGCTGAAAGGTCTCATGGAGCAGACAGGTGTAAGGATTCTCGGGATTGCGATGAACCAGACCAGATAGAACACCAAATCGGCAAGGTGAACAAAACTACTTGGGA
This genomic interval from Paenibacillus sp. FSL H8-0332 contains the following:
- a CDS encoding ATP-binding protein, whose protein sequence is MKLASTKTAAVFIMLLLVITLIPVGIAMEWDGHTEAEIPAWELKWETAEIDGIEAAAAWSAAEWTWVQARNDRPSPPSGTASAWLRLTLPPAGATPAILIDKVFGDSLKAYIDNQLIYDSSDDVEYSGNKVLIPLPTHGSAKTLYLWNAGSGEFGIEGDVRVGSYTKLLSFYVKQDLVDLVLGAAMIFMAGALLICLLFLKPELFYSGFYLILVILSFGVLLITYSPFLSLILSGGERLRQICFDLALFTLLPAFTLYFEQLFGPGKRGFTTRVRNFQLAYSLFCAAALILNALLSFRLDSLYSVLTINATGVLMIVQFVYLLYLSLSYARRGNSDATLFSGGFSVFAVVSLAELLRYFISAERYHLYWWKWGMMVFVISLIVIMGKRFAESHEKALEYARELEKFNNDLQRSEKMGIISELAASVAHEVRNPLQVTRGFLQILGERSGNKEKEYLQMAVEELDRASVIITDFLTFAKPGVDAVDVFEVSGELRHVSGILLPLANLQGGSIELRLQKELHVTGSPAKFKQAFINLIKNSIESLREEGMIVVTAWRTGGSVIISVKDNGVGMKVTELARLGEPYYSNKTKGTGLGLMVTFRIVEAMNGTIEFNSRKGEGTEVLIKLPASFSN
- a CDS encoding ATP-binding protein, whose protein sequence is MSAQSASPAGEIRHWQMKWQEGPADGGLRAPVTEEQGWIDVEAKAEMPQKPPGVSSAWTKITLPSYHYVSPSVYIQTIYALHVKVYVEDRLVFEGDRGFIMDNYSLLVPLDIRDNGKTLYIWTQTLQDRIGIKEQVILGEHSILIKDYIKNGLIDVILGGAFIFVAAVLFVCAFFLNKEYFPVAASLSIVIASTGVLSVTYSPFMYTFYSYLGGLSVFLFDVALLSLLPALTFLFEKIFGGGKYGIIRRFRKFQMFYSLFCCVLLIINALSGGRYVEFYYFISTKIVGIIMILQFILLIGCVIVFSLKRNKDAIIFACGFGTAALTGILELLWYYFKRGNYDLFYWKWALVVFILSLIVILGRRLAQNHQQVVKYSQELELFNNELQRSEKMEIISELAASVAHEVRNPLQVTRGFLQLLSEKSSGDEERYLSMALSELDRAASIITDFLTFAKPEFEQVSLLHVNEEFMHIQSILLPLCHLNGGKMILEVEDGLWVKGNSSKFKQAMINIIKNSIESLGEEGTIHLLAYSRGDKVHIHIKDNGAGMEPAVLSRLGEPYFSSNKTKGTGLGLMVTFRIIEAMEGEIRFMSKKGAGTESITLLPRAEGLDDSNSR
- a CDS encoding NHLP leader peptide family RiPP precursor; this encodes MSVGVLKNQVIQKAWEDPAFKQRLLEDPKAALQEALGINLPDNITLKTVEEGSNEFYLVIPPSPSSDVMKTRITPMGTW
- a CDS encoding family 20 glycosylhydrolase, which produces MPEVIHLQLFPRPQKVMVSEGLFHIPGNGSIVLAGESQVSALPAARRLQQITSGVIRLSLPLSIGLRSATVPACTFRYNALLTEGAYELHINEEGITAAYGSAQGAYYAATTLKQLLEQFGRTLPYLHIRDQPDFAARGLMLDISRNKIPKLETLYRIIDLMADLKLNQLQLYIEGAPFAYESFPQVWELESPITGDEILLLDAYCRERYIELVPNQNSFGHMEGWLTRPEFNHLAEAPEGFMLPEHMYNSDLYPGGLFMHPGTFDTEDPEVLKLLDTMYDDLLPYFTSNLVNVGCDETYEVGLGKNKALAEATGKGELYLSFLQKIHGLVKQRGKTMQFWGDIIIQHPELIPRLPKDIIAMEWGYGDTHPFEADTLKFREAEIPFYVCPGTSSWNSLTGRTDNMLANLRNAAVHGKRNGAIGYLITDWGDFGHWQHLPVSYAGFVYGAALAWNVEGNLETDVTPYLNHSIFQDRSGLIGQLLLDLGNYYKLESGTSHPNDTEMSMLLRSELDNALLAAKLSGEQLQQLEQYIGGIEVRLGQLALECNDAGLVVEELSNGIHFVRHAVQLTRLKQQLAGGDPQLEAPQVQALMQDLDLLLHQYRQLWTRRNRPGGLERSVSKLVRLRGEYADLAAKLGAAAVR
- a CDS encoding helix-turn-helix domain-containing protein, giving the protein MPKLMDYMISPYPIRIIDPKVEPSRLRLKSIRIGQAGHLPGRTLFRSGAVFEQWAFVYIVSGSGTYMENGGQEQQVREGSLFFFRPGCSYSFGPPPGGYWDEYYVNFSGSRVTEWLEAGMIAGGEVTRGDKAEGLDASFEQILEFMAGGVPGDADRAALLLEEMLLECSLQLQGSNRLWQQGAMPLIREALNACIYEKPDLQRLAEGLHLSMSTLRRTVRRSSGYPLHEYIHRLKMAEAKHLLLNTSLQVQEIAGMLHYRDSFYFSRLFKKYMGLSPQTCRNHL
- a CDS encoding ATP-binding protein, giving the protein MLMISVETALIVVLMLFTGGYDSPFKLYVLNPVLFAAGALSFYYTWSLILGYIAMVAVSGYMTSDSPGLTIAEIILANGNLFLALSLAVIVMQMVKGIKRQREEANARTNDTMEHIKSLYHIVETSSQHDFMNIGQVITDYVVKLTKLEKALFWFAKKSGEPAPQSRQTGWQHEEERLLFMELEKHEHEWRLQREPVFKSMPGIGDFLLMPVRMSTRFVGMIGVRLEASEGLEGRRWYIQQLMFLSELSAIILERHELGVIENRLIITNEQNRIADEMHDSVSQSLFGIVYATHSLKQTWRKMSERELEEQIELIHDSATKVAKELRITIYSLSSKKSGGPSWLGMVRSHLKSLSRLNDVEIELKITGDDFSLPYPYHKALFRIISEATGNAIRHGAASRVDVELSLKPKWIRLSIVDDGVGFDKDLILTESEEHSGGLGMKNMQYLAQSLGGDFQLSSSENAGTRIMISIPVGVAELKNA
- a CDS encoding response regulator transcription factor, which translates into the protein MKIVIVDDHPLVRRGLASVISMQSNLQFAGEATNGQEALLVIEEIQPDLVLIDLKLADESGLDIIKEARVRGFSCKFILLTSSASREDFLKAEEVLVDGYVLKEALPEELLFAIQLVHKGRKYYDPGLMEDKMRMSGNSPTDELTPKEKEVLIELGQGACNREIASRLFISEFTVKKHVSQILAKLQVADRTQAALYANAVGLTKYEMSYD
- a CDS encoding Wzz/FepE/Etk N-terminal domain-containing protein, with translation MEKTILDYINLIKKKLWLIMVFVLISCATTFYVSKNFVAPVYSASGQLLVNNVVNVPESNNLNALNFSLNLIESYKEIMKSPTLMKSVIAEHPEFGLTAGQLAAKLQIKSSEKSQVINLSVEDKDYGTAATIVNAVSQTFIRSLPALMNLNNVTFLTPADLAAQPQPVNGGVTMNILISFVVSLMAAVGIILLMETLNGTLRNEKEAEFELGLPVIASIPAIRKRDFGKSDNDKARVGEGKYVTAE
- a CDS encoding CpsD/CapB family tyrosine-protein kinase, producing the protein MLRLNRSLITDMNPSSHISESFRSLRTYIRQLGLLKGTGGQVLLFTSAESGEGKTTILANLAVSFVQDGKKVAVVDGNLRKPGLHSIFDVEGSQGLAAYLSGYEEAKDIAVYGSLANLAVIPAGITHVSPPDLLGSERMAGLLTELKASFDLILLDSPQGVDYSDARILAPLSDGVVIVARHGRTKREALRKLKGLMEQTGVRILGIAMNQTR